Part of the Novosphingobium sp. KA1 genome is shown below.
TGGAGCCGACCGCGGCGCCTGCAGCGGCACCGACCGCCGCGCCCGTGCCGACATCGCCGCCGGTCACCGCGCCGACACCGGCGCCCAGCGCGCCGCCCGCCAGCGCGCCCTCGCCCGCGTAATTGCTCGCACAGCCCGCCATGGCGAGCGCGCTTGCAGCAAGGATGGGAAT
Proteins encoded:
- a CDS encoding glycine zipper domain-containing protein, giving the protein MRKFTIPILAASALAMAGCASNYAGEGALAGGALGAGVGAVTGGDVGTGAAVGAAAGAAVGSTQKKNDGCYRYDRDGRRYWDRRC